A genomic segment from Treponema sp. Marseille-Q3903 encodes:
- a CDS encoding glucose-6-phosphate isomerase → MIAWSNADTLSSWKKLQALKGMVCVADELSSSGAVDRIKKYSIPMGGSLTYNYAAKQVNEQILKTLSELADEAQLVEKYQALLDGVVINTGEGRMVLHQLTRGQLGKDVVADGVNKREFYKQETKRIAEFAEKVHSGKLLNEKGEKYTTVCQIGIGGSDLGPRAMYLALENWAKKNNTFKMTANFISNVDPDDAASVVKSLDISKTIFILVSKSGTTLETLTNESFVKDFIKKAGCDSSKHMIAVTSETSPLAHNPDYMEAFYMDDYIGGRYSSTSGVGGAVLSLAFGPKVFQEFLDGAAEEDKLSLNKDILKNPAMMDALIGIYERNVQEYPSTAILPYSQALSRFPAHLQQLDMESNGKSVNRDGQKISYLTGPVIFGEPGTNGQHSFYQLLHQGTDIVPLQFIAFRENQTGQDVVIEDSTSQVKLCANVAAQIVAFACGKKDENPNKSFAGNRPSSLIYGKQLCPKTLGALLAHFENKVMFQGFVWNVNSFDQEGVQLGKKLAKTVLSGNMEGALKSYASLLIK, encoded by the coding sequence ATGATTGCTTGGTCAAATGCTGACACTCTTTCTTCATGGAAGAAACTTCAGGCTCTTAAAGGTATGGTTTGCGTTGCCGATGAACTTTCAAGTTCAGGTGCTGTAGACCGTATTAAAAAATATTCAATTCCGATGGGCGGTTCGCTCACTTACAATTACGCGGCGAAACAGGTCAACGAACAGATTCTAAAAACTCTTTCTGAACTGGCAGATGAAGCCCAGCTTGTTGAAAAATATCAGGCGCTTTTAGACGGCGTTGTAATCAACACTGGCGAAGGGCGAATGGTTTTGCATCAGCTTACACGCGGTCAGCTCGGCAAAGACGTTGTTGCAGACGGCGTGAACAAACGTGAATTTTACAAGCAAGAGACTAAACGAATAGCTGAATTTGCCGAAAAAGTTCACAGTGGAAAATTGCTCAATGAAAAAGGCGAAAAATATACGACAGTTTGCCAGATTGGAATCGGCGGCTCTGATTTGGGACCTCGCGCTATGTATCTTGCTTTAGAAAACTGGGCAAAGAAAAACAACACTTTTAAGATGACAGCGAATTTTATTTCTAATGTTGACCCTGATGACGCCGCAAGCGTTGTAAAATCGCTAGATATTTCAAAGACTATATTCATCCTAGTCTCTAAATCGGGAACGACGCTTGAAACACTTACAAACGAGTCTTTTGTAAAAGATTTTATTAAAAAGGCCGGATGCGACTCCTCTAAACACATGATTGCAGTTACATCGGAAACTTCACCTTTGGCACACAACCCAGACTATATGGAAGCGTTCTACATGGACGATTACATAGGCGGACGTTATTCTTCAACTTCCGGAGTTGGGGGCGCTGTTTTGAGCCTTGCTTTTGGTCCAAAAGTGTTTCAGGAATTTCTTGACGGTGCTGCCGAAGAAGATAAGCTTTCTCTAAATAAAGATATTTTAAAGAACCCTGCAATGATGGACGCTCTGATTGGTATTTACGAGCGCAATGTTCAAGAATATCCTTCGACCGCGATTTTGCCGTACTCGCAGGCGCTTTCGCGTTTTCCGGCTCATCTGCAGCAGCTCGACATGGAATCTAACGGAAAATCAGTGAACCGCGACGGTCAAAAAATAAGCTATCTCACAGGTCCTGTGATTTTCGGCGAGCCGGGAACAAACGGTCAGCACTCTTTTTATCAGCTGCTCCATCAAGGAACTGATATTGTTCCGCTTCAGTTTATAGCGTTCCGGGAAAATCAGACAGGGCAGGACGTAGTGATTGAAGATTCCACAAGCCAGGTAAAACTTTGCGCAAATGTTGCCGCTCAGATTGTCGCTTTTGCTTGCGGCAAAAAAGATGAAAATCCTAATAAATCTTTTGCAGGAAACAGACCTTCAAGTTTGATTTACGGAAAGCAACTTTGTCCTAAAACTTTGGGCGCATTGCTCGCTCACTTTGAAAACAAAGTTATGTTCCAAGGGTTTGTATGGAATGTAAACAGTTTTGACCAGGAAGGTGTTCAGCTCGGAAAAAAACTCGCCAAGACTGTCCTTTCAGGAAATATGGAAGGAGCGTTAAAGTCTTACGCGAGCCTTTTGATAAAGTAA